The Bacillus sp. B-jedd sequence GCGTTCTTAAAGTCAATCCGGATGATCTGGAGGTTGCACATGAAAAAGTATTTTTCATTGATGACCCAACCATTAGTATCGATGTAAAGGATCTTGCCTATGGATATACGTTCCCGAATGGCGAAACCATCGGCGGTCAAATCATTGCAAGCGGGCATTACACACAAAACTGGATCACCAAGCTCGACCCTAAAACGGGGAAAGGAAGGCCGGGGCCGGAATGGACGGTCGGCGCCGAAGGCATCGAGCTCGAACTCGATACGAGGGACTTTACGTACCGGATTTTGAAAGCCTATGCGGTCATTGATATTGGGAAGGTATTGAACGAAAAAGCCCTCCTCGGGCAAGTGATGGGGGCAATGAGTATGGGAATTGCTTTTGCCGGAAGGGAATCATTTATCTTCGATTCGAACGGGAGGGTGCTGAATCCACAGCTCAGAACCTATAGGCCGCTTCATTTCGGAGAACAGCCCGAGTATGTCATTGATTTCGTGGAAACCCCCCACCTGGCCGGCCCGTATGGCTCAAGGGGAGCGGGCGAGCACGGTCTGATTGGGATGCCGGCCGCACTCGGGAACTGCCTGTCCACGGCCATTGGCGCCCAATTGAAGCACCTCCCTTTGCTTCCTGAATTATTATGGCGGGCTTCAGGAGGAACAAGCGATGCTTCCGTTTAATTTCAGGTATTTCAAGCCAAATTCTGCACAGGAAGCGATTGGGATTTTTGAAAGCGTTAGAAAAGAAGGTGAAGTCCCCTATTACTTTTCAGGAGGGACCGAACTAATCACCCTCGGCCGGATTGATCTTGATTATGCAGATGCGGTAATTGATTTAAAAGGACTCCCGGGTTATGAGGAGATTTTTGCCCATGATAAATATCTCGTCATTGGCGGCGGAACAACATTGACTACGATCAGTGATCATCCCTCTTTCCCTCTCTTGAGCAAAACCGTCAGCGAAATCGCCGACCGGACGTCACGCAATAAAATTACCCTCGCCGGCAATATTTGCGCGAAGATTTTTTACCGTGAAGCCGTCCTGCCTTTACTGCTATCGGATTGCATCGTTGGCATCATTGGTCCTGAGGGGCTGTCTTATAAACCAATCGAAACAGTTTTCAACCGAAATATCCTCCTGGCTGACGGGCAATATGTGTTTACTATTTTGATAGAAAAGGAATATGCCTCCCTGCCATACTATACCCGCAAAAGACGGAAGCAATGGGATGTTGGCTACCCGCTTATAACCGTGGCCGCCCTGAAAAAGGATGAAAAAATCAGGCTGGCCGTCAGCGGACTTTGTCCCTTTCCTTTCCGTTCAGCGGAAATGGAGAGTTTGCTGAATGAACAGGCCGGCTCCGCGGAGGAAAAGGCTGAAAAAGCAATGAGTGCTCTCCCCTCACCGATTCTTGACGATGTCGAGGGCTCATCCCAGTTTCGTCTGTATGTATTGAAGAATATGATGGCGGATGCCATCCGTGAATTGGAGGGCAATGAAGTTGGCCACGAATCCCAGAGTTAACATCCAGCTTTCCATCAATGCAAAACCGGAATCCATCTCGGTCCGCCCCGCCGATACATTGCTATATGTAATCCGCGGGCCGCTTGGCCTTACCGGCTCGAAGCCCGGGTGCCTGAACGGCGATTGCGGCGCCTGCACAGTGCATGTGAACGGAATT is a genomic window containing:
- a CDS encoding FAD binding domain-containing protein encodes the protein MLPFNFRYFKPNSAQEAIGIFESVRKEGEVPYYFSGGTELITLGRIDLDYADAVIDLKGLPGYEEIFAHDKYLVIGGGTTLTTISDHPSFPLLSKTVSEIADRTSRNKITLAGNICAKIFYREAVLPLLLSDCIVGIIGPEGLSYKPIETVFNRNILLADGQYVFTILIEKEYASLPYYTRKRRKQWDVGYPLITVAALKKDEKIRLAVSGLCPFPFRSAEMESLLNEQAGSAEEKAEKAMSALPSPILDDVEGSSQFRLYVLKNMMADAIRELEGNEVGHESQS